In Tenrec ecaudatus isolate mTenEca1 chromosome 4, mTenEca1.hap1, whole genome shotgun sequence, a single window of DNA contains:
- the IL10RA gene encoding interleukin-10 receptor subunit alpha, which yields MLPRLLASLGALWTLRLCSAAHGTELPSPSSVWFTAEFFHHVLHWTPILKESPSTSYEVELKRYGELRWEPIPACTQILAQSCDLTEHTLDLYHLETAGYLVKVRAVDGSRCSNWTSSNTRFTMDDVTLTVDSVKLETRSGSILVTIQPPKPMIAPQNEMYKQVNIFEEYEIAIRKVPANYTSTNKIPSEHFSIPTSGDVGEFCVKVKPAIKSRINQGVWSEETCITLSRQYLTPPILSIASVTVLLLCGIVAYCLALHLYVRRPGKLPTVLVFKKPVPFSQPPNPQVLDIIYHLDEEGFSKVSSELRHSELRGSTDSGFGSGKPSLQTEEPQFLLSTAPSLAGEATGQGEPTGLENGCTGGSGDSTDSGICLQEPRVSTSPEPGWELHADRQDQDDSGIGLVHHSAKPPGDTLGSSALSKVSTPQPELPGDEGPAAVVCRGYLKQPEGTEEKVGSAGCLSGEASSTDTLGPKLPTCLDAEAGWPPPALARGYMKQDPPGVALLSGTPAGQWDQPTEECPLLDLTTCGALGPSHWSFVLPDLAPPDCVVTPGNLLGSFDSDLVALPLISSLHRNE from the exons ATGCTGCCGCGCCTCCTCGCCTCGCTGGGGGCCCTCTGGACTCTGCGCCTCTGCTCGGCCGCGCACG GGACCGAGCTGCCCAGTCCTTCGTCTGTGTGGTTCACAGCAGAGTTCTTCCACCACGTCCTCCACTGGACACCCATCCTGAAGGAGTCCCCAAGCACCAGCTATGAAGTGGAGCTGAAGAG ATATGGAGAGCTGAGATGGGAGCCCATCCCCGCCTGTACCCAGATCCTGGCCCAGTCCTGTGACCTCACTGAGCACACCTTAGACCTGTACCACCTTGAAACCGCCGGTTACCTGGTCAAAGTCCGGGCAGTGGATGGCAGCAGGTGCTCCAACTGGACCTCATCCAACACTCGCTTCACCATGGACGATG TGACTCTGACGGTGGACAGTGTGAAACTGGAGACACGCAGCGGCTCCATCCTGGTGACAATCCAGCCCCCCAAGCCGATGATAGCGCCCCAAAATGAAATGTACAAACAAGTCAATATCTTCGAAGAGTATGAGATCGCTATTCGCAAGGTGCCTGCGAATTACACG TCCACAAACAAGATCCCCAGTGAACACTTCAGCATCCCGACCTCTGGAGACGTGGGAGAGTTCTGTGTCAAGGTGAAGCCAGCCATCAAGTCCCGAATAAATCAGGGTGTGTGGTCCGAGGAGACGTGCATCACCCTCAGCAGGCAGT ATCTCACCCCGCCCATCCTCAGCATCGCCTCCGTCACTGTGCTGCTCCTCTGTGGAATCGTGGCCTACTGCCTGGCCCTCCACCTGTACGTGCGGCGTCCGGGAAAGCTGCCCACTGTCCTG gTCTTCAAAAAGCCTGTCCCCTTCAGccagccccccaacccccaggtcCTGGACATCATCTACCACCTGGACGAGGAGGGCTTCTCGAAGGTGTCCTCAGAGCTACGGCACTCTGAACTGCGCGGCAGCACCGACAGTGGCTTTGGCAGTGGCAAGCCGTCCCTGCAGACTGAAGAGCCCCAGTTTCTCCTCTCTACAGCCCCCTCCCTGGCTGGTGAGGCCACGGGACAGGGGGAGCCCACAGGGCTGGAGAACGGCTGCACGGGGGGCAGTGGCGACAGCACAGACAGTGGCATCTGCCTGCAGGAGCCCAGAGTAAGCACCAGCCCAGAGCCTGGCTGGGAGCTGCATGCGGACAGGCAGGACCAAGACGACAGTGGCATTGGCCTCGTCCACCACTCTGCAAAGCCGCCTGGGGACACACTGGGCAGCTCGGCCTTGAGCAAGGTCAGCACCCCACAGCCTGAGCTACCTGGAGACGAAGGCCCGGCTGCCGTGGTGTGCCGAGGCTACCTGAAGCAGCCAGAAGGCACAGAGGAGAAGGTAGGCAGTGCCGGCTGCCTCAGCGGAGAAGCCTCCTCAACAGACACCCTGGGCCCCAAGCTCCCGACATGCCTGGATGCTGAGGCAGGGTGGCCTCCTCCAGCCCTGGCCAGAGGCTATATGAAACAGGACCCCCCAGGAGTGGCTCTCCTCTCAGGGACCCCAGCTGGACAGTGGGACCAACCGACCGAGGAGTGCCCACTCCTGGACTTGACCACCTGTGGCGCCCTGGGACCCTCTCACTGGAGCTTTGTTCTCCCGGATCTGGCTCCCCCGGACTGTGTGGTGACCCCAGGGAACCTCCTGGGCAGCTTTGACTCAGACCTGGTGGCCCTGCCGCTGATCTCCAGCCTCCATAGGAATGAGTGA